One stretch of Amycolatopsis tolypomycina DNA includes these proteins:
- a CDS encoding sugar ABC transporter substrate-binding protein codes for MKRHPLVRLLAVAVAATTLAACSSGTAPGAAGGTFTVWDPYPQFDASSAWAKVVDKCGADAGVKIARQAFDTTDLTNKVLLAAQQNTAPNVLVVDNPVVSTLAEGGVLKSNADTGLDATQVAPNLLAAGDVKGQAYGVPIGANTLALYYNKAVLTAAGVDPASVKDWATLDAALAKVHAAGKKGITFSAIGTEEGSFQFLPWFWGSGANLTDLASADAVAALAQWKSWLDKGYAPNSVIGNTQTTSWQEFATGEYAFAENGTWQLQKAKTAGFDYGVLAIPARTGGPAPAPTGGEFVTVPAQSSPDAEKTAGRIASCLTSPANVLDSDTALTYVSAVPSVQEKQVAAQPDLKVWVDAVKVAKGRTGDNLGTRYPRISEPLWGAVQAALTGAKAPDAALAAAQATAASAK; via the coding sequence ATGAAGCGTCACCCCCTCGTCCGGCTGCTGGCGGTGGCCGTCGCCGCGACGACGCTGGCCGCCTGCTCCTCCGGGACGGCGCCCGGCGCGGCCGGCGGCACCTTCACCGTCTGGGACCCGTACCCGCAGTTCGACGCGAGCTCCGCGTGGGCGAAGGTCGTCGACAAGTGCGGTGCCGACGCCGGGGTCAAGATCGCGCGGCAGGCGTTCGACACGACCGACCTCACGAACAAGGTGCTGCTCGCCGCCCAGCAGAACACCGCGCCGAACGTCCTCGTCGTCGACAACCCCGTCGTCTCCACCCTCGCCGAGGGCGGGGTGCTGAAGTCCAATGCGGACACCGGGCTCGACGCCACGCAGGTCGCGCCCAACCTGCTCGCCGCCGGCGACGTCAAGGGCCAGGCCTACGGCGTGCCGATCGGGGCGAACACGCTCGCCCTCTACTACAACAAGGCCGTGCTGACCGCGGCCGGCGTCGACCCGGCATCGGTGAAGGACTGGGCGACTCTCGACGCGGCGCTGGCCAAGGTGCACGCCGCGGGCAAGAAGGGCATCACGTTCTCCGCCATCGGCACCGAGGAAGGCAGCTTCCAGTTCCTGCCGTGGTTCTGGGGCTCGGGCGCGAACCTGACCGACCTGGCCTCGGCCGACGCCGTCGCCGCGCTCGCGCAGTGGAAGTCGTGGCTGGACAAGGGCTACGCCCCCAACTCGGTGATCGGCAACACGCAGACCACCAGCTGGCAGGAGTTCGCGACGGGCGAGTACGCCTTCGCCGAGAACGGCACCTGGCAGCTCCAGAAGGCGAAGACGGCCGGCTTCGACTACGGCGTGCTGGCGATCCCGGCGCGCACCGGGGGACCGGCCCCGGCGCCGACCGGTGGCGAGTTCGTCACGGTGCCCGCCCAGAGCAGCCCGGACGCCGAGAAGACCGCGGGCCGGATCGCCTCCTGCCTGACCAGCCCGGCGAACGTGCTCGACTCCGACACCGCACTGACCTACGTCTCCGCCGTGCCGTCCGTGCAGGAGAAGCAGGTTGCCGCGCAGCCGGACCTGAAGGTGTGGGTCGACGCGGTCAAGGTCGCGAAGGGCCGCACCGGCGACAACCTCGGCACCCGGTACCCGCGGATCTCCGAACCGCTCTGGGGCGCCGTGCAGGCCGCGCTCACCGGAGCGAAGGCGCCGGACGCCGCGCTCGCGGCCGCGCAGGCGACCGCCGCGTCGGCGAAGTAG
- a CDS encoding carbohydrate ABC transporter permease — translation MLDTRQPVTARPAARAPGRAGRRRRQQLLAWAFLAPLVAYLLLCYGYPLLTNIDLSLRNYTVRTFVHGGAPLVWFDNYAAVFTDPTFRTALLNTVVFTAASLLFQYGIGLAMAVFFARHFRLGPTLRALFLVPWLLPLIVSGSTWAWLLNSESGVVNAVLGWFGAGRIDWLTSPSWSLVSVIVANIWIGVPFNLVVLHSGLQNIPAEVYEAASLDGAGAWQRFRHVTFPLLRPVSAITLLLGLVYTLKVFDVIWIMTKGGPGGSSSTLATWSYQLGFGSLLPRFGPSAAVGNVLILLALVAGLLYIRAQRRQEAG, via the coding sequence GTGCTGGACACCCGTCAGCCGGTCACCGCCCGTCCGGCCGCGCGAGCGCCCGGGCGGGCCGGGCGGCGCCGCCGTCAGCAGCTCCTCGCGTGGGCGTTCCTCGCGCCGCTCGTCGCCTACCTCCTGCTGTGCTACGGCTATCCGCTGCTCACGAACATCGACCTCAGCCTGCGCAACTACACCGTCCGCACCTTCGTGCACGGCGGGGCGCCGCTCGTCTGGTTCGACAACTACGCAGCCGTCTTCACCGATCCGACGTTCCGCACGGCGCTGCTCAACACGGTCGTCTTCACCGCCGCGTCGCTGCTCTTCCAGTACGGCATCGGCCTGGCGATGGCGGTGTTCTTCGCCCGGCACTTCCGCCTGGGCCCGACGCTGCGGGCGCTGTTCCTCGTGCCCTGGCTGCTGCCGCTGATCGTCTCGGGGTCGACGTGGGCGTGGCTGCTCAACAGCGAATCCGGCGTGGTCAACGCCGTGCTGGGCTGGTTCGGCGCCGGCCGGATCGACTGGCTGACGTCGCCGTCGTGGTCCCTGGTCTCGGTGATCGTCGCCAACATCTGGATCGGCGTGCCGTTCAACCTCGTCGTGCTGCACAGCGGCCTGCAGAACATCCCGGCCGAGGTCTACGAGGCGGCCTCGCTCGACGGCGCCGGCGCGTGGCAGCGCTTCCGCCACGTCACCTTCCCGCTGCTGCGGCCGGTTTCGGCGATCACCCTGCTGCTGGGGCTGGTCTACACGCTGAAGGTGTTCGACGTCATCTGGATCATGACCAAGGGCGGGCCCGGCGGGTCGTCGAGCACCCTGGCCACCTGGTCCTACCAGCTCGGGTTCGGCAGCCTGCTGCCGCGGTTCGGGCCCAGCGCGGCCGTCGGCAACGTGCTCATCCTGCTGGCACTGGTCGCCGGGCTGCTCTACATCCGCGCGCAGCGCAGGCAGGAGGCAGGGTGA
- a CDS encoding carbohydrate ABC transporter permease, with amino-acid sequence MRRRWRTAVGLVLTAVMLFPVYWMVNVSLTPAGRMRKSPPDWFPAAPTFEGYERVLREQLPYFATSMFVALGTVALTLALAAPSAYALAKLRPRGGRALGFVLLVAQMIPGIIMALGFYGIYVSLGITNTAWGLVLADSTIAVPFAVLILTSFMASVPDELLQAATIDGAGAIRAFWSVVLPASRNGVVTAGLFSFLWAWSDFVFAATLDGGGSMRPLTLGIYRYIGNNNQEWNSIMATAVVASVPAAVLLVLAQRFVAAGVTAGAVKD; translated from the coding sequence ATCCGCCGCCGCTGGCGCACCGCGGTGGGGCTGGTCCTCACCGCCGTGATGCTGTTCCCCGTCTACTGGATGGTCAACGTGTCGCTGACGCCGGCCGGGCGGATGCGCAAGTCGCCGCCCGACTGGTTCCCGGCCGCGCCGACGTTCGAGGGCTACGAGCGGGTGCTGCGCGAACAGCTCCCGTACTTCGCCACCAGCATGTTCGTCGCGCTCGGCACGGTGGCCCTGACGCTGGCACTGGCCGCGCCGTCGGCGTACGCGCTGGCCAAGCTGCGCCCGCGCGGCGGCCGGGCGCTGGGGTTCGTGCTGCTGGTCGCCCAGATGATCCCCGGCATCATCATGGCGCTGGGCTTCTACGGCATCTACGTCTCGCTCGGCATCACCAACACCGCATGGGGACTGGTCCTCGCCGACTCGACGATCGCGGTGCCGTTCGCCGTGCTCATCCTCACCTCGTTCATGGCTTCGGTGCCGGACGAACTCCTCCAGGCGGCCACGATCGACGGCGCGGGCGCGATCCGCGCGTTCTGGTCGGTGGTGCTGCCCGCCAGCCGCAACGGTGTCGTGACCGCGGGCCTGTTCTCGTTCCTGTGGGCCTGGTCGGACTTCGTCTTCGCGGCGACGCTCGACGGCGGCGGCTCGATGCGGCCGCTGACCCTGGGCATCTACCGCTACATCGGCAACAACAACCAGGAGTGGAACTCCATCATGGCGACGGCCGTGGTCGCCTCGGTGCCCGCCGCCGTGCTCCTGGTGCTGGCGCAGCGCTTCGTCGCCGCCGGCGTGACCGCGGGCGCCGTCAAGGACTGA
- a CDS encoding amylo-alpha-1,6-glucosidase: MPTGEFSLREIPFSHPGSWFDVSPVVAEATYADDLHLVSHRHGMHAVLALVPESGGERAAVVSGATPSELTWGTGARRITAAYAAPETLRIAGQGLDLRIRAAEPTLTPFTGTYFFTDPIDGSAVFTSYETGCRYRVTVLSGHSRHVGAEALGTAERAVVVGGDAWEVAIEELPGTREPYAAASAFDDVVAAARTEFAAFADAVAPWRSERTPAAELACYVLWSAIVAPAGFVGRPAVLMSKHWMDKVWSWDHCFTALALAGGRPELAWHQFQVVFDHQDDRGALPDSITHAEVLRNFVKPPVHGWALSRLRGRLPGGLPEPGLAYRQLTAWTTYWLEHRRVPGSPFAHYEHGNDSGWDNATPFAQRRLVQTPDLAAFLVLQLKELAVLAGGQGDAGAAARWAAEADSMQAALLDELWDGTKFVSRSATTGAVQSGASLLELMPIVLGEHLPADVRDKVVAGLETHLTDIGLATERPESAFYEADGYWRGPVWAPVTVLVEDGLRRAGATDLADRVSARFRAVCEKSGFAENFDALTGDGLRDRAYTWTAAAYLLLAAEAEARSEP; this comes from the coding sequence GTGCCCACGGGCGAATTCTCGCTGCGGGAAATCCCGTTCAGCCACCCGGGATCCTGGTTCGACGTCTCCCCGGTGGTGGCCGAAGCCACCTACGCCGACGACCTCCACCTGGTGTCCCACCGCCACGGCATGCACGCTGTCCTGGCCCTGGTTCCGGAAAGCGGCGGAGAGCGCGCGGCGGTGGTGTCCGGCGCCACGCCGTCGGAACTGACCTGGGGCACCGGCGCCCGGCGGATCACCGCGGCGTACGCGGCACCGGAGACGCTCAGGATCGCCGGCCAGGGTCTCGACCTGCGGATCCGCGCGGCGGAGCCGACGCTGACCCCGTTCACCGGCACGTACTTCTTCACCGACCCGATCGACGGTTCGGCCGTCTTCACCTCCTACGAAACCGGCTGCCGCTACCGGGTGACCGTCCTTTCCGGACACTCGCGGCACGTCGGCGCCGAAGCACTCGGTACGGCCGAGCGCGCCGTCGTCGTCGGCGGGGACGCCTGGGAGGTGGCGATCGAGGAGCTCCCCGGAACCCGCGAGCCGTACGCGGCGGCGTCGGCCTTCGACGACGTGGTCGCCGCGGCCCGGACCGAGTTCGCCGCGTTCGCCGACGCCGTGGCGCCGTGGCGCAGCGAGCGCACGCCGGCCGCCGAGCTCGCCTGTTACGTCCTCTGGTCGGCCATCGTGGCGCCCGCCGGGTTCGTCGGCCGTCCGGCCGTGCTGATGTCGAAGCACTGGATGGACAAGGTGTGGAGCTGGGACCACTGCTTCACCGCGCTCGCGCTCGCCGGCGGACGGCCCGAGCTGGCCTGGCACCAGTTCCAGGTCGTCTTCGACCACCAGGACGACCGCGGCGCGCTGCCCGACTCGATCACCCACGCCGAGGTGCTGCGCAACTTCGTCAAGCCGCCCGTCCACGGCTGGGCGCTGAGCAGGCTGCGCGGCCGCCTGCCCGGCGGCCTGCCCGAACCCGGGCTCGCCTACCGGCAGCTGACGGCGTGGACGACGTACTGGCTCGAGCACCGCCGGGTGCCCGGCAGCCCGTTCGCCCACTACGAACACGGCAACGACAGCGGCTGGGACAACGCGACGCCGTTCGCGCAGCGGCGGCTCGTCCAGACTCCCGACCTGGCCGCCTTCCTGGTGCTGCAGCTGAAGGAACTCGCCGTGCTGGCCGGCGGGCAGGGCGACGCCGGCGCCGCCGCGCGGTGGGCGGCCGAAGCGGACAGCATGCAGGCGGCCCTGCTGGACGAGCTGTGGGACGGCACGAAGTTCGTCAGCCGCTCGGCCACGACCGGGGCCGTGCAGTCCGGCGCGAGCCTGCTCGAGCTGATGCCGATCGTGCTCGGCGAACACCTGCCGGCGGACGTCCGGGACAAGGTCGTCGCCGGGCTCGAGACGCACCTGACGGACATCGGGTTGGCAACCGAGCGGCCGGAGTCGGCGTTCTACGAAGCCGACGGCTACTGGCGCGGGCCGGTGTGGGCGCCGGTCACCGTGCTGGTCGAAGACGGCCTTCGCCGGGCCGGCGCGACGGACCTCGCCGACCGCGTCAGCGCCCGGTTCCGTGCGGTGTGCGAAAAGTCCGGTTTCGCCGAGAACTTCGACGCGTTGACCGGCGACGGCCTGCGCGACCGCGCCTACACGTGGACGGCTGCCGCGTACCTCCTGCTCGCCGCGGAGGCCGAAGCGCGCTCGGAGCCGTGA
- a CDS encoding glycoside hydrolase family 12 protein translates to MHNVVRSLLVSLTAAAVVAAGFGQVAEAATWSSSDKWGTWSNGGYTVRNDVWGSGAGPQSIWANSYSNWGVWADHPNTGGIKSYPHSAKNVGRTLSSLRQVSSSFNVSRPGSGAYETAYDIWANNNAYEIMLWVNKQGAVGPLGTKQTTASVGGHTWDVYKGSNGSNAVFSFLRTSNTNAGTVDILAVMNWIKARGWFGDVTLGEVQFGFEITSSSGGLNFTSNSYSVTSS, encoded by the coding sequence ATGCACAACGTTGTGCGTTCCCTGCTCGTCTCGCTGACCGCGGCCGCCGTGGTGGCGGCCGGCTTCGGCCAGGTGGCCGAAGCTGCCACCTGGTCGTCGTCGGACAAATGGGGGACCTGGTCCAACGGCGGGTACACCGTCCGCAACGACGTCTGGGGCAGCGGCGCCGGCCCGCAGTCGATCTGGGCGAACTCCTACAGCAACTGGGGCGTGTGGGCGGACCACCCGAACACCGGCGGGATCAAGTCGTACCCGCACTCGGCGAAGAACGTCGGCCGCACGCTCAGTTCGCTGCGGCAGGTGTCCAGCAGCTTCAACGTGAGCCGCCCGGGCAGCGGCGCCTACGAGACGGCCTATGACATCTGGGCGAACAACAACGCCTACGAAATCATGTTGTGGGTCAACAAGCAGGGCGCGGTCGGCCCGCTGGGCACCAAGCAGACGACGGCGAGCGTCGGCGGGCACACCTGGGACGTCTACAAGGGATCGAACGGTTCGAACGCGGTGTTCTCCTTCCTGCGCACCTCGAACACCAACGCCGGCACGGTCGACATCCTCGCGGTCATGAACTGGATCAAGGCCCGCGGCTGGTTCGGCGACGTGACCCTCGGCGAGGTGCAGTTCGGCTTCGAAATCACGTCGTCTTCGGGCGGGCTGAACTTCACGTCCAACAGTTACTCCGTCACCTCGTCCTGA
- a CDS encoding PucR family transcriptional regulator, producing MSVMDVDTPGETRADEPLRALLREVANGPAAGRERRIREAARRAAKAGVPEGVLTSAAGRLAEATGGPRASANLVRLVLAGYRAAVPTRLELLLDGPPEHLTAQIYTVVVVRVVRTDRTAALIAGLDGRPAAGHELVAGRLRDDAVFLLPGSGGAQAAARFVADVELRLGRPVHAAFAGAGREALRAGHREAADVLDLALATGCPPGLRRVDDFLVEYAAMRDPLVAAKLVAVVRPLLGSDRLFETLRAFVRCGHNRGRTARELGVHRTTVDYRIRRIEEITGHDPVHGRGSQVLGVAATLFVLQEARRGVSG from the coding sequence ATGAGTGTCATGGACGTGGACACGCCGGGGGAGACCCGAGCCGATGAGCCGCTGCGCGCGCTGCTCCGGGAGGTCGCGAACGGGCCGGCCGCGGGCCGCGAGCGGCGGATCCGCGAGGCGGCGAGGCGGGCCGCGAAGGCCGGTGTCCCCGAAGGTGTGCTGACGTCCGCGGCCGGCCGCCTGGCCGAGGCGACCGGCGGCCCGCGGGCGTCGGCGAACCTGGTGCGCCTGGTGCTCGCCGGCTACCGGGCCGCGGTGCCGACGCGGCTGGAGCTGCTGCTCGACGGCCCGCCCGAACACCTGACCGCCCAGATCTACACCGTCGTCGTGGTCCGGGTCGTGCGCACGGACCGCACCGCGGCCCTGATCGCCGGCCTCGACGGCCGCCCGGCGGCCGGCCACGAGCTGGTCGCCGGCCGGCTGCGCGACGACGCCGTGTTCCTGCTCCCCGGCAGCGGGGGAGCGCAGGCCGCGGCCCGGTTCGTCGCGGACGTCGAGCTCCGGCTGGGCCGGCCGGTGCACGCCGCGTTCGCCGGTGCCGGCCGGGAAGCCCTCCGGGCAGGCCACCGCGAGGCGGCGGACGTGCTCGACCTGGCGCTCGCCACGGGATGTCCTCCCGGCCTGCGCCGCGTGGACGACTTCCTCGTGGAGTACGCGGCCATGCGCGACCCGCTGGTGGCCGCGAAGCTGGTGGCGGTCGTGCGCCCGCTCCTGGGCAGCGACCGGCTGTTCGAGACGCTGCGGGCGTTCGTGCGCTGCGGCCACAACCGCGGGCGCACCGCCCGCGAACTGGGCGTGCACCGGACCACTGTGGACTACCGGATCCGCCGCATCGAGGAGATCACCGGCCACGACCCGGTGCACGGCCGGGGCAGCCAGGTGCTGGGCGTCGCCGCGACGCTGTTCGTGCTGCAGGAGGCCCGGCGCGGGGTAAGCGGGTGA
- a CDS encoding TetR/AcrR family transcriptional regulator — protein MPSPDPARPVRSDARRNRDKLVEVARAAFAAADDGTVALEAVAREAGVGIGTLYRHFPTREALVEAVYAAELDDVTASAPVLLETLAPEEALRAWMDRYAAFVATKRGMADVLRASVASGRIATPATRQRIVAAIGTILDAGAKAGTLRADADPEDVTLLLLGVFLSTVPSVPSSEERDPERPRRMLDLIVDALRAGG, from the coding sequence TTGCCTTCTCCTGACCCCGCCCGGCCGGTGCGCTCCGACGCGCGCCGCAACCGGGACAAACTCGTCGAAGTCGCGCGCGCCGCCTTCGCCGCCGCCGATGACGGCACCGTCGCGCTCGAAGCCGTCGCCCGCGAGGCCGGCGTCGGGATCGGGACGTTGTACCGGCACTTCCCGACCCGCGAGGCCCTCGTCGAAGCCGTCTACGCCGCCGAACTCGACGACGTCACCGCCAGCGCGCCGGTCCTGCTCGAAACCCTCGCGCCGGAAGAGGCCCTCCGCGCGTGGATGGACCGCTACGCGGCCTTCGTGGCGACCAAGCGCGGGATGGCCGACGTCCTCCGCGCGAGCGTCGCGTCGGGCCGCATCGCGACACCGGCGACCCGGCAGCGCATCGTCGCCGCGATCGGGACGATCCTCGACGCGGGCGCGAAAGCGGGCACCCTGCGCGCCGACGCCGACCCGGAGGACGTCACGCTGCTCCTGCTCGGCGTGTTCCTGTCCACGGTGCCCTCAGTGCCCTCTTCGGAGGAGCGCGACCCCGAGCGGCCCCGCCGGATGCTCGACCTGATCGTCGACGCCCTGCGCGCCGGCGGCTGA
- a CDS encoding aldo/keto reductase has translation MPSPATGPLAGRTVSRIGYGAMQLERLHDDPAAAVALLRRAVEPGVGHVDTAQFYGDGFVNGVIREAFGSADVLIATKVGAVPDPGGPFPLRLAQRPEQLRAGVEDNLRALGLDRLPLVNLRRADRRPGLLAEGDQRVDLDDQLAVLTALRDEGKIGALGLSAVTLDVLRRALPAGIACVQNAYSLVGRDDEEMVELCVAEGIAWVPFFPLGGAFPGLPKVTDEPAVLAAARALGRTPAQVGLAWLLHRAPNVHLIPGTASVAHLEANLAAADIAFDAATLAALDAIPARPVEGILG, from the coding sequence ATGCCTTCTCCCGCCACCGGTCCGCTCGCCGGCCGCACCGTCTCCCGCATCGGCTACGGGGCGATGCAGCTCGAACGCCTGCACGACGACCCCGCGGCGGCCGTCGCCCTGCTGCGCCGCGCGGTCGAGCCCGGCGTCGGCCACGTCGACACGGCCCAGTTCTACGGCGACGGCTTCGTCAACGGCGTCATCCGCGAGGCCTTCGGATCCGCCGACGTCCTGATCGCCACCAAGGTCGGCGCCGTCCCCGACCCCGGCGGGCCGTTCCCGCTCCGCCTGGCGCAGCGACCGGAACAGCTGCGCGCCGGCGTCGAGGACAACCTCCGGGCGCTCGGGCTCGACCGGCTCCCGCTGGTGAACCTGCGCCGGGCGGACCGGCGGCCCGGCCTGCTCGCCGAGGGGGACCAGCGCGTCGACCTCGACGACCAGCTGGCGGTGCTCACGGCCCTGCGTGACGAGGGGAAGATCGGCGCGCTCGGGCTCAGCGCCGTCACGCTGGACGTCCTGCGCCGGGCGCTTCCGGCGGGGATCGCCTGCGTGCAGAACGCCTACAGCCTCGTCGGCCGCGACGACGAGGAGATGGTGGAGCTGTGTGTCGCGGAAGGCATCGCGTGGGTGCCGTTCTTCCCACTGGGCGGCGCGTTCCCCGGGCTGCCGAAGGTGACCGACGAGCCCGCCGTGCTGGCGGCCGCACGGGCGCTGGGCCGGACGCCGGCGCAGGTCGGGCTGGCCTGGCTGCTGCACCGGGCCCCGAACGTGCACCTCATCCCGGGGACCGCGAGCGTGGCGCACCTGGAGGCCAACCTGGCCGCGGCGGACATCGCGTTCGACGCCGCGACGCTGGCCGCGCTGGACGCGATTCCGGCTCGGCCGGTGGAGGGCATCCTGGGGTGA
- a CDS encoding GlxA family transcriptional regulator: MYTVAVLALDDVIAFDLATPVETLGRARLPDGRGGYRIVVAGPDPVVGAGPVRLQVDTRLDEVAHADLVVVPGRNAPHRPVPDGVAEFLRAAVARGTRVASICVGAFTLAAAGLLDGRRATTHWLATDELARRFPAVEVDPDALYVDNGQILTSAGASAGLDMCLHIVERDYGAAVAADAARLAVAPLQRTGGQGQYILRNRPTYQTATLEKALRWIEENAHRPLTLAEIADAAGMSPRTLTRHFHAETGQSPIQWLTGVRIRHAQELLELTDHTIDRIAGQVGFPSPSNFRVQFAQTVRVSPSAYRKTFRRERR; this comes from the coding sequence ATGTACACGGTTGCGGTGCTGGCCCTCGACGACGTCATCGCGTTCGACCTGGCCACCCCGGTCGAAACGCTCGGGCGGGCCCGGCTGCCGGACGGCCGCGGGGGCTACCGGATCGTCGTCGCGGGGCCCGATCCGGTGGTCGGAGCCGGTCCCGTGCGGCTGCAGGTCGACACCCGGCTCGACGAGGTGGCGCACGCCGACCTCGTGGTCGTCCCCGGGCGGAACGCCCCCCACCGGCCGGTCCCGGACGGCGTGGCGGAGTTCCTGCGGGCCGCGGTGGCGCGGGGGACGCGGGTCGCGTCGATCTGCGTCGGCGCGTTCACCCTCGCCGCGGCCGGGCTGCTCGACGGGCGGCGAGCCACCACGCACTGGCTCGCCACCGACGAGCTGGCCCGGCGGTTCCCGGCCGTCGAGGTCGACCCGGACGCGCTCTACGTCGACAATGGCCAGATCCTGACGTCCGCCGGCGCGTCGGCCGGGTTGGACATGTGCCTGCACATCGTGGAGCGCGACTACGGCGCCGCGGTCGCCGCCGATGCCGCGCGCCTGGCCGTGGCGCCGCTGCAGCGCACCGGTGGGCAGGGCCAGTACATCCTCCGCAACCGCCCGACGTACCAGACCGCGACGCTGGAGAAGGCGCTGCGGTGGATCGAGGAGAACGCCCACCGCCCGCTCACCCTGGCCGAAATCGCCGACGCGGCGGGCATGAGCCCCCGGACGCTGACGCGGCACTTCCACGCCGAGACCGGGCAGAGCCCGATCCAGTGGCTGACCGGGGTGCGCATCCGGCACGCCCAGGAGCTGCTGGAGCTGACCGACCACACGATCGACCGCATCGCCGGCCAGGTCGGCTTCCCGTCGCCCAGCAACTTCCGCGTGCAGTTCGCCCAGACCGTGCGGGTCAGCCCGAGTGCGTACCGGAAGACGTTCCGGCGGGAACGTCGATGA
- a CDS encoding VOC family protein: MSLTAAAHLNFTGQARAALEFYASVFGGRATIVTYGDFGMPAGLPDAGKVVFGQVTADNGFVVMAYDVPGTSGPAPAAPTTRRENGTTITEERFFLSVRGTTVEDVSPVWKGLADGGTVIEEFGPVPWAPAFGMVTDRFGVTWIIDVPAGTSSGTHSG, from the coding sequence ATGTCGCTCACCGCTGCCGCCCACCTCAACTTCACCGGACAGGCCCGCGCGGCCCTCGAGTTCTACGCGTCGGTCTTCGGCGGCCGGGCCACGATCGTCACCTACGGCGACTTCGGGATGCCCGCCGGGCTGCCGGACGCGGGCAAGGTGGTGTTCGGCCAGGTCACCGCGGACAACGGCTTCGTCGTCATGGCCTACGACGTCCCGGGCACCTCCGGGCCGGCGCCGGCCGCACCCACCACCCGCCGCGAGAACGGCACGACGATCACCGAGGAGCGGTTCTTCCTGTCCGTCCGCGGGACGACCGTCGAGGACGTCTCCCCGGTGTGGAAAGGACTCGCCGACGGCGGGACCGTCATCGAGGAGTTCGGCCCGGTCCCGTGGGCGCCGGCGTTCGGGATGGTGACCGACCGCTTCGGCGTCACCTGGATCATCGACGTTCCCGCCGGAACGTCTTCCGGTACGCACTCGGGCTGA
- a CDS encoding helix-turn-helix transcriptional regulator, whose product MPVASSTATSGRLLSLLSLLQVRRDWPGALLAGRLGVSERTVRRDVDRLRELGYSIQAVKGPEGGYRLEPGIKLPPLLFDEEQAVALAVALRSAAGTGAGIEEAAVRALDTVRQVLPTRLRQRVDVLEIAAAGGTPVQVDPEILLALSAAIRATEEVRFDYAAPSRPADAEPRRLQPHHLLVRSGRWYLVGWEARRPDWRTYRVDRMTLRVPNGPRFTPREVPGGDVAAFLSARFKGSETDTWPCRGEVILGLPVTDVAPFAGDGVAEEATPGKTRLRTGSWSWAALAAGLLRFDCEIDVMGPPELRAAFAELAGRATRAADGGGAPAAKSRPKILDAEAAR is encoded by the coding sequence ATGCCGGTCGCTTCCTCGACGGCGACCTCGGGTCGCCTGCTCTCGCTGCTGTCCCTGCTGCAGGTGCGCCGGGACTGGCCGGGCGCGCTGCTGGCCGGCCGGCTCGGTGTCAGCGAGCGGACCGTGCGCCGCGACGTCGACCGGCTGCGTGAGCTCGGGTATTCCATCCAGGCGGTCAAAGGCCCCGAGGGCGGCTACCGGCTCGAACCCGGGATCAAGCTGCCGCCGCTGCTGTTCGACGAAGAGCAGGCGGTCGCGCTCGCCGTGGCGCTGCGGAGCGCCGCCGGGACCGGCGCGGGCATCGAAGAGGCCGCCGTGCGGGCGCTGGACACGGTGCGGCAGGTGCTGCCCACGCGGCTGCGGCAGCGCGTCGACGTGCTGGAGATCGCCGCGGCCGGTGGCACCCCCGTCCAGGTGGACCCGGAAATCCTGCTCGCGCTGAGCGCGGCGATCCGGGCCACCGAGGAGGTGCGGTTCGACTACGCGGCACCGTCGCGGCCGGCGGACGCCGAGCCGCGGCGCCTGCAGCCGCACCACCTCCTCGTCCGAAGTGGACGGTGGTACCTCGTCGGGTGGGAGGCCCGCCGGCCGGACTGGCGGACCTACCGCGTCGACCGGATGACGCTGCGGGTGCCGAACGGCCCGCGGTTCACCCCGCGCGAGGTGCCGGGTGGTGACGTGGCGGCGTTCCTTTCGGCGCGGTTCAAGGGTTCCGAGACCGACACCTGGCCGTGCCGGGGCGAGGTGATCCTCGGCTTACCGGTGACCGACGTGGCGCCGTTCGCCGGTGACGGCGTCGCCGAGGAAGCCACGCCCGGCAAGACCCGGCTGCGGACCGGATCCTGGTCGTGGGCGGCGCTCGCCGCCGGCCTGCTGCGGTTCGACTGCGAGATCGACGTCATGGGCCCACCGGAACTGCGGGCGGCCTTCGCCGAGCTGGCGGGGCGGGCCACCCGGGCGGCGGACGGCGGCGGTGCGCCGGCGGCGAAGAGCCGGCCGAAGATCCTCGACGCCGAGGCTGCTCGGTGA